The sequence AGAATCTTATGTAGGATTTGCATTTACAGATAAAGAAATAGATGGGTCTTTCAATCGAGTCGGTTCAATTGATGGAAAATTTAAGTTTTCGAAGAATTTCTACTTTTCTTTTCAGGCTGTGGGAGCAAAAACAAAATATCAGGATGAAGAAACTGGTTGGGCTCCAGCTTTTTACTCAGAATTCTTCTACACATCCAAACACTGGGGCTCAGGAATCGAGTATCAGAGTATTCACCCCTGATTTCCAAGCTTCCTCAGGATTTGTTAATCGTGTGGATTACAGGAGAATCGGAACTTGGATTAGATACACTTGGCTTCCAGAGAAGAAATTTTTTAATTCCATTAATTTATCTCTTAACATAGGGAAGATGGATGATCATGCTGGAGATGTAGTGACAGATCGATGGACAGGTATGAATGTTAATGTTGAATTCTCCAATTTCAACCGTATTTTTATTCATTTTTCAAACAACATGGAAAGGTATGGAGGGATAAATTTTAAGAAAAATCGATTCCAGATTAATGGTCAATCGAATTTCATCCGCTGGCTGGATTTTAATGCAGGACTTTCCATCGGAGATTCGATTAAATATGATCCCGAGAGTCCATTTTTAGGGTGGAGTTTTTCTCCATGGATATGGTTGAATTTTAGACCGAATACTCAATTACAAGCTGGATTGAGTTTTAGCAAATACACTTTCTGGGAAAAAAGAGGAGGAAAGCTTCTCTGGGATTATAATGTATTAAGACAGATAACAACTTATCAAATATCTAAAACTATCTCCTTGAGAACCATAATTGATTATAATCATTATTATAAAAAATTATATGGTAGTTTTCTTTTAAGCTACATCCTTCGGCCAGGAACTGTTTTCTTTTTGGGATATGACGATAATTTCCAAAGGGATGAGTTTGGAAGTTATGTCCGAACTAATCGTACTATTTTCTTAAAATTCTCCTACTGGTGGCGTGTTTAAATTAATTCTCTTTCACTAATACAAACGAATTAAATAATGGCTATATACTCAAAATGGTGATGATAATAAGGGAATGTTTGACATGTAGGGCAAGGCTTTAGCCTTGCATTAAGCAACCCCACAATCAACCCATGAAACAAGTTCAGGGCAAGTTTCGGAGAAGGGTTGCCCTCCAAGTTATTTAAAGCGTTTGTATTAATACAAACGCATTAAATAAGATGACATAAACTAATAGTATTGTCATTCCCGCGTAGGCGGGAATCCAGTTTTATCATTATGTTTCTGGATTCCTGCTTTTGCAGGAATGACGGTAAATGTAACATTATTAATTTCGTTTGTATTAGCAATACTATTTTGTTCTATTTCCTTTTGTATCAAATTTTACAATTTCATCACAAAGAGACTTTAGTTCTGATTCAATCTTTGAAGCATCTCCAACTACAATGATAACTGCGTTATCAAGAGCGATGTAAGTTTCTGCAGCTTTTTTCATTTCATCGTACGTTACTGAATTTATTATATTAGGGTAAGTATTCCAATAATCAGAAGGAAGATCGTTCAGTTTAAGTTCTGCTGCAGCACCTGAAATTCCCCTTGACCCTTCCATCAGAAGCGGCAGAACACCTGAGAGAAAAGATTTTGAATATTTCAAATCTTCTTTAGTTGCATCTCCTTTTCTGATTCTTTCTACTTCTTTCAGTATTTCTTTTACTGCAGAAGCTGTAACTTCTGTTCTTACTTCAGCGTTGATTGCGAAAATTCCTGAATTTAGAAAAGGCATAATCCATGAGTAGCAGCCATAAGTCCAGCCTTTATCCTCCCTGAGATTCATGAATAGTCTTCCTGTAGCGCCTCCACCGATATGCCTTCCACCACCGAGGATTTTATTTGCCACGAGAAGGGAGATGTAATCTGGGTGTTTTCGCTCAAAAAGAAGATTTCCTATGAGAATATATGATTGAACAGAGCCAGGTCTATCGACTAAATAAAGAACTCTTTTTGAAGGCTTTGAAGGTAGTTCTGATTTAATTTCTTCAATAGGAGCTCCCTTTTTCCATCCTGAGAATCTCTTTTCGATTTCTTTAAAAATTTCCTCGGATTTAAAATCTCCTACTGCAATCGCAAAGGTTTGGTTGGGCATAAAAAATTTATTGTAATAGTCAATTAAATCCTGTCTTGTGGCCGTGTTAAGGTATTCCTGTGTAGGAAGAATCTGGAAGATATTTACATAAGGAGCTCCAGAAGGGGTGGTTATTTTTGAATAGGGATGATTTCCGAATACCTGTTTATAAAGCATTTCTGAAGCAAGGAAAAGGGGAGAAGCTCTTTGCTGAATTATTCTTGCTTTAAAATTTCTTATCTGTTTCTGAAATTCCTCTTCAGGGAAAGTTGGATTAAGAATTAAATCAGCGGTAATGTCAAGCACTTCAGTTAAGTATTCTTTAAGAGTTGTTACTGTTACTATGATTGTGTCTGGTGATGATGATATATCGATTGATGCTCCCAATGAATCTAACTTTTCCTGAATTTTCTTTCCTGGAAAATTTTTCGTTCCCTCTTTAATTGTATTTGCAAGAAGAGTTGAGATACCTGGTTTATCATGAGGTTCAAAGTAAGCTCCACCTTTCATATAGAATTGAATCGTAATTTTAGGTAGGGAATGGTCTTCGAATGATTGAATAGAAAGACCATTTGAAAGAGTTTTTTCTTTTGAAGAAGGAAATTTATAAGTTAGAGGAGTTTCATTGAAAGGAACTTTTTTTCTGAATGATTCATCAGGGAGTTTTGTGGATGAAGG is a genomic window of Acidobacteriota bacterium containing:
- a CDS encoding pitrilysin family protein, which produces MILKRLSLFSILIFFLVLFSIASEPLVKFEKFELQNGLRVILSEDHSNPVIGYAVYYNVGSRNEVKGRTGFAHLFEHMMFQGSENIPRNMHHMWIGRAGGNDNGSTSQDRTNYFATMPSNQLEIALWTESDRMKALNITKENFENQRATVKEEKKQSYDNQPYSEGRARLYELVFECFPYSHTVIGSMEDLDAAELKDVQEFFNTYYAPNNAVLAIVGDINPSETKKLVEKYFGSIPARVSPPSVVINEPERTREKKLTLIDKYANLPAIFAGYGIPKRLHPDTYALRLLSDILLSGESSRLYQKLVKEKEVAISVSGSANPMRDAGIFTINIMVKPDKNPDEVFQIALDEIEKIKKVPVLSEELQKAKNRLKSSMINILERNLYRAMFLCEYELYDGDANLINTELDKYMAVTEKDVMNVANKYFAVKNRSVVTVLPSSTKLPDESFRKKVPFNETPLTYKFPSSKEKTLSNGLSIQSFEDHSLPKITIQFYMKGGAYFEPHDKPGISTLLANTIKEGTKNFPGKKIQEKLDSLGASIDISSSPDTIIVTVTTLKEYLTEVLDITADLILNPTFPEEEFQKQIRNFKARIIQQRASPLFLASEMLYKQVFGNHPYSKITTPSGAPYVNIFQILPTQEYLNTATRQDLIDYYNKFFMPNQTFAIAVGDFKSEEIFKEIEKRFSGWKKGAPIEEIKSELPSKPSKRVLYLVDRPGSVQSYILIGNLLFERKHPDYISLLVANKILGGGRHIGGGATGRLFMNLREDKGWTYGCYSWIMPFLNSGIFAINAEVRTEVTASAVKEILKEVERIRKGDATKEDLKYSKSFLSGVLPLLMEGSRGISGAAAELKLNDLPSDYWNTYPNIINSVTYDEMKKAAETYIALDNAVIIVVGDASKIESELKSLCDEIVKFDTKGNRTK